Proteins encoded by one window of Candidatus Schekmanbacteria bacterium RIFCSPLOWO2_02_FULL_38_14:
- a CDS encoding acetoin dehydrogenase — MRELNYAQAILEATSQCLENAPSVYIMGLGVTDPKGIFGTTIGLEKKFGSKRVMDMPVAENGMTGVAIGSSLVGMRPIITHQRIDFMLLSLDQIINNAAKWHYMFGGKMKVPLVIRLIIGRGWGQGPQHSQSLQSIFAHIPGLKVVMPTTPYDAKGLLIAAIEDDNPVIYLEHRWLHNIFGHVPEEMYRVPIGKAKKMREGNSITIVASSYMSLEALKAADILAKGGINSDVIDLRTIKPMDEELILDSVRRTGHLLVVDGAWRSFGVSAEIIAFVCEKAHSYLKSAPSRVTFPDVPTPTSWALANHYYPKSVDIVNAAGKMFGLPLRSEEELGIFHDTPLDVPDRSFTGPF; from the coding sequence ATGCGGGAACTTAATTACGCACAGGCAATTCTTGAGGCCACAAGCCAGTGTCTGGAAAATGCCCCTTCTGTCTATATTATGGGCCTTGGTGTTACTGATCCCAAAGGAATATTTGGAACCACCATTGGTCTTGAAAAAAAGTTTGGCAGTAAAAGGGTAATGGATATGCCCGTTGCAGAGAATGGAATGACAGGGGTTGCGATAGGTTCATCTCTGGTAGGGATGCGGCCAATTATTACCCACCAGCGTATTGATTTTATGCTCTTATCATTGGATCAAATCATCAATAATGCAGCAAAATGGCACTATATGTTTGGTGGAAAGATGAAAGTACCTTTGGTAATCCGTTTGATTATTGGGAGGGGTTGGGGTCAGGGGCCACAGCACTCGCAGAGCCTGCAGTCTATTTTTGCGCATATTCCCGGGTTGAAGGTTGTGATGCCGACTACGCCATATGATGCTAAAGGTTTATTGATAGCAGCAATTGAAGATGATAACCCGGTTATTTATCTCGAACACCGCTGGTTGCATAATATATTTGGTCATGTTCCAGAGGAGATGTATCGCGTTCCTATAGGCAAAGCAAAAAAAATGCGAGAAGGGAATTCAATAACAATCGTTGCTTCATCGTACATGTCTTTAGAGGCATTAAAAGCAGCAGATATTCTTGCCAAAGGCGGAATCAACTCCGACGTTATAGATTTGAGAACGATTAAACCCATGGACGAAGAATTAATTTTAGACTCTGTTAGGAGAACTGGCCATCTTTTGGTAGTAGATGGTGCATGGCGCAGCTTTGGTGTTTCTGCCGAAATAATAGCATTTGTATGTGAAAAGGCGCATAGCTATCTGAAATCTGCTCCTTCCCGTGTGACATTTCCGGACGTTCCAACTCCAACAAGTTGGGCACTGGCAAATCATTATTATCCTAAATCTGTTGATATTGTCAATGCAGCCGGAAAGATGTTTGGACTTCCCTTGCGGAGTGAAGAAGAACTCGGAATTTTTCATGATACCCCTCTGGATGTTCCGGACAGATCATTTACCGGTCCTTTTTAA
- a CDS encoding acetoin dehydrogenase → MIIKEKKLELYYNMLKIRMVEETIVELYPEQQMRCPVHLCSGQEAIAAGVCANLRKEDYVMSNHRSHGHFLAKGGSLRAMMAEILGKATGCTKGKGGSMHLVDLEVNYLGSTPIVGGIIPVAVGVAFGTVMKGENRVTVVFLGDAATEEGVFCESLNFAALKKLPVVFVCENNFYSVYSPLSVRQPEERDNLSIARAFGIYSEKGDGNDVEVVDHIAGKAIEHARKCLGPSFIEFDTYRFREHCGPNYDNNLGYRSEEEFMEWYQKCPVENFEKRLLQEGILLQQQIKEFRQKIRSEIDAAINFAKESPFPEINQIYSDVYAGDELR, encoded by the coding sequence TTGTCCAGTCCATCTCTGCTCAGGCCAGGAAGCCATAGCCGCGGGTGTCTGTGCAAATCTTAGAAAAGAAGACTATGTAATGAGTAACCACAGGAGTCATGGCCACTTTCTTGCCAAAGGAGGCAGTCTTAGAGCGATGATGGCGGAAATATTAGGCAAAGCCACTGGTTGTACAAAAGGCAAAGGAGGTTCTATGCATCTTGTAGATCTTGAAGTAAATTATTTGGGATCGACCCCTATAGTAGGAGGAATTATTCCGGTTGCTGTAGGAGTTGCTTTTGGAACAGTTATGAAAGGAGAAAATAGAGTTACAGTTGTTTTTTTGGGAGACGCCGCTACAGAGGAAGGGGTGTTTTGTGAGAGTTTAAACTTTGCTGCCTTGAAAAAATTGCCGGTTGTTTTTGTTTGTGAGAACAACTTTTATTCTGTATATTCGCCGCTTTCAGTTCGTCAGCCAGAAGAACGTGATAATTTATCTATTGCAAGGGCATTTGGTATATACAGTGAAAAGGGGGATGGTAATGATGTAGAGGTAGTAGATCATATTGCTGGGAAAGCCATTGAACATGCCCGCAAATGTTTAGGGCCCTCCTTTATTGAGTTTGATACATATAGGTTTCGCGAGCACTGCGGACCTAATTATGATAATAATTTGGGCTATCGGTCGGAAGAAGAGTTTATGGAATGGTACCAGAAATGCCCTGTGGAAAACTTTGAAAAGCGTTTACTTCAGGAGGGAATTCTTCTTCAGCAGCAGATTAAAGAGTTCAGGCAAAAGATTAGATCGGAAATTGATGCGGCGATTAATTTTGCTAAGGAGAGCCCTTTCCCTGAGATTAATCAAATTTATTCTGATGTTTATGCTGGGGACGAATTAAGATAA